Below is a genomic region from Xiphophorus hellerii strain 12219 chromosome 1, Xiphophorus_hellerii-4.1, whole genome shotgun sequence.
caaattattttgattaacctagttttaattttgttttaaaaatatatgttgaatGCTAACTTATCTATTCTTATGTCAACTGAATTTGCAATGCAAAAAACAGTTGTACATAAGAACCATGGGCAATGCTTCTTTAATTTCTAAATCCTGATTTTAGACTTTAATAAGActcaaaagaataaaagttaaaaacataataaagtaATGATGGATGCTTCAAACTGTTCATCTGAAATATTCCTTAGTTAAATGCATGGGATAAAAAACATTGCTCTTATCTCTAAAcaactctgtttttgttttttttcagtattacACACTGGttttaaaatctacttttattaATACCTAAACATATTTAATGAGAGTCATTAAAAAGCTCTTTTAAGTAGTAGATAACATCCACCTGAAAGTCACtaaatgaggttttttttattctttatgtaTTAATTTCTTTCTAACAAGAAATCCACACAATGATAATTGAATTGCGatgtaagaagaaaaacattttagtgttaTGTGTGCAAAGAGAGCAGAACACTGCATCTTGAGAAAAGGTGGGAGGTCTTTAAGAAGGTTGTCTGTCAGCTGAAACAGTCAGTCTCAGTTTGAACTCACTCAAAGGAGAAGGAGCACATCAGGCAAAGCTTTGAAGACCAGCGCCACATGAAGAAGTGCCAGATTTACTTAAGAAGAAATTCCTTTCTGTGGAGTGGAAGTGGATATATGAGAAAGATCTGTCTGCTTCAATGTGTGTGACAGAGGAGTTTGGTGTTTTCCATTGCCAAACACGTACCAGATGACCATCCCTGTGTCAACAGTGAGTCAGAGCAAAGCTAAGGTAGGTGAGAACTTTTTACTAATCAGTTATatggttaaaaaagaaaaaaaaaagtctgctgCTTCGTAATCATCTGTCTAAAGTACTCGGCGCTTGATTGTGCAGTTAACCGacgtaaatgtattttaataccACATAGAGACATGTGGTATTAACATCAACAAATCATGTGATAAGTTATATTTGCATCATGTGCCACCACATTTGCCACACACCGGTCACATTTATGGTTCTATTAGATTACATTAATTAGATTATGTATCATCATCAGTTATTAACTGGGCTTCAAATAATAGTGGGGCAAGACAGGATTTGTGCTCACATTACCAGTTCTGTTACAAGGGAATTGTTCTTTTGACTTGTCTGCTTCAGATGTCAAGGTGAATTATTTTACTATTGTTTTAGAGCAAAAACTTTGTTCACGTGAGGCTTTCCCctttctttttgcctttttgtattATAGCATGAAATCAATGTAGAAGGCAGCTCTGCGTTGCATcaagaacagaagaaaacattaaagcaaTTCCTCTCATTTCTGCAGCTTTCAAAGAAAGTCTTGTGTTTCCTGATTAATGTCAGAAGTTGCACATAAAGCAAACCCTGTCTCATTTCAGTGCTCTTTTCATATCTATATTGAGGTGTGGAATAATTATCCTGTTGAAAAACTATCTCAACAACTTACATTAATggtcacttttaaaaacaaccgAGTACAACTGagtatagattttattttatttttttttctgaggtgGAATGAATGACGCCAAAACTGTGTTTAAGTCCATCCAGAGTTTAAGTCCATCTGGAGCCCATTTCACTGTTACGGATTCCAAAAAAATATGACCATTACTCAGATTTATCTCTACGTTCTCTCAAGGTCATACTCAAACATCAGGTACTTCTGCCCAGATCTAATCTCAATGTGCACCCCAGTTTAACGAGCAGTGGagatgcttttttattttaactttctcTGAGCAGCTCCCCTCCTCTGTGCTGCTGTCGAAAGGCGAGAACTGGTCCCACTCCAGTTGTGAAAAGTGTTGCAGCAGTAGAAATTCCACTGAAGTTTgctctaatatttttttcttcatgtaaaatgatttacaagTCAAGTGAAAGTCAATGAGGGGGAGTGGGAAAATAAGTGAGGGAAAACAGCAGACCGCACAAGATTTTATTGAGCAATTTCACCATTTAAATTGTAGGTGTTTAATGCTCGTCTTTAGAATACAGAAGCTCAGAATGAGTGATTGGGTGAAACTAAACTCAGTTTTACAAGCTCTggatttgaactgaattgaggATAATCTTCAGTTTTGTCAGTTGCAGGTAAAGTGCCTGTGTGTGCTTATGTTCCTGAGTTTCCCTCTGTCAATGGCAGAGGTACCCGGTCCATGCAGACACTCAATCACTAGAGAACACCTGCTGGTAGTCAGGCAACTGGTAGGTGTTAAAACAACATCAAACAGATCAGATCAAATATCTCCGGCTGAAATCCTCCCGCTGTTATTTCTACAGATGGACAACCAGTTGAGAAGTGGGTGTTCAATAACCTACACATTCATAGAACAGAGAACTCTGGTAAGACAACATTTGTCCAAAGGAGATGGTTTTGTACAAAAagtgaacttaaaaaacaataataaaataaaagaacaccTCTAAAActgctgattttcttttccttccttgCAGAGCAAATGTTGCTTTGTGAAAGCTGCTTTACCCTGGACACTGGAGCTGCTAACCGCCCATTTCAAGTACAGTCGGGGCTCAATAAATGATGGCTATGTTCAGTCCCTGAGGGCGCTTATCCTCAACATGTATTCGCAGAGATGCGTGCCTCAGATTAATGAAGAGGTGGAGGTGAATGTATGCTTCTGAATGaagataaatttaaataaatattgtgagaGCTGTCCAAGCTCTCTGAAAGATCATTCCTGCTctgtcagaaagaaaaaaaaagaaaaagttttgtttcttgtaATGTGCCGCAGGATAAGCCAGAGAGCTTTGAGATGGTCTACCGAGGGTCTCCGTTGGAAGCTTTGCAGAGAGTTTCAGAGGTGTTGTCTGTTTACTGGGATCTGGTGACAACCAGTGACTCACCGGTTGACTGGAGATGCCAGCAGGAATACTCAGAAAGCTTTGGCTCCTCGACAGAGCTACCCACAGTGTCAACCACTCAATATTTTACAGGTGTGAAACTCAAACTTCTGGAATGTTGTGATGAATAATGCAGATGTCTGGGAAGGCTGTGATCACAGATCCTGTGAACATTTCCACAGACAGTTATGATTGGAACTCAGCGAAGACTTCgcagaaaaaaacagtcagGGATGTGTACAAGTTTGGCTTCATCATTGCATCCATCAGCGGGGGACTGGTGCTCATTCTTACGCTCTACTGTCTCATCGTCCACAAGGTATCAGTATGTTTCTTGTGAGCTTCAGAATTCACATGTGCACTATTAAAGCTTGCCAGTGCATTTCATTgctattgttaaaaaaaaaaaaacagctattgGCAGGTTGGTTACCCTTACTGTGGTTTTACTTTGTGCATAAAAGTGAGACCTACTTCATTTCTCATAGGAAAGCAGGGGAGAGGCTGACCAAacattttgagcaaaaaatCACCAAAGGCAGATGTGTGTAATTATGCTCCTTCTCCCTAATAGTTTGTATGAGTTGAACAATTCTCATTAGTTTCCAATTTTGTTGCTTTCTCAGCTCTTGAAATCCTTTCAAAGACATATAAGGAAAGTAGGCTTATTATTGGAGTTTCAGGATCTAATAAAGTACAAGTTGTTAAAAAGAACAGGCTGCAGATTAACCCTTTGACATCCCAACTCAAGAAATAATCATCAGAAAATTCTATGCTTTACAGATTGATCTCATCATATTcttttgacaaaatatgaatcTGAAAATTGATATTGATGTATTATTAAGTTTGTTCTTAATTCATTATGAGCATAAATGTGAAATTG
It encodes:
- the csf1b gene encoding macrophage colony-stimulating factor 1b isoform X1, translating into MTIPVSTVSQSKAKLQVKCLCVLMFLSFPLSMAEVPGPCRHSITREHLLVVRQLMDNQLRSGCSITYTFIEQRTLSKCCFVKAALPWTLELLTAHFKYSRGSINDGYVQSLRALILNMYSQRCVPQINEEVEDKPESFEMVYRGSPLEALQRVSEVLSVYWDLVTTSDSPVDWRCQQEYSESFGSSTELPTVSTTQYFTDSYDWNSAKTSQKKTVRDVYKFGFIIASISGGLVLILTLYCLIVHKKIYCHHGSRLDTNLNIDQQDIEMEPQ
- the csf1b gene encoding macrophage colony-stimulating factor 1b isoform X2; amino-acid sequence: MTIPVSTVSQSKAKVKCLCVLMFLSFPLSMAEVPGPCRHSITREHLLVVRQLMDNQLRSGCSITYTFIEQRTLSKCCFVKAALPWTLELLTAHFKYSRGSINDGYVQSLRALILNMYSQRCVPQINEEVEDKPESFEMVYRGSPLEALQRVSEVLSVYWDLVTTSDSPVDWRCQQEYSESFGSSTELPTVSTTQYFTDSYDWNSAKTSQKKTVRDVYKFGFIIASISGGLVLILTLYCLIVHKKIYCHHGSRLDTNLNIDQQDIEMEPQ